In Schistocerca americana isolate TAMUIC-IGC-003095 chromosome 7, iqSchAmer2.1, whole genome shotgun sequence, a single genomic region encodes these proteins:
- the LOC124622436 gene encoding prostaglandin reductase 1-like, which yields MVKARKIVIARVFQGEPRLQDFRIEEEDLPALRDGQILAEAVYISVDPYQRAYKNMHQVGATMIGSQVARIVESRAADFPVGRYVVGYWGWRDRTVADVGPDAPYFMSPVMLVPDLGELPLSLSLGVLGMPGITAYFGLLEICKPKEGEVAVVSGAAGAVGSIVGQIARLKGCKVIGFAGSDAKVKWLKEELGFHHAFNYKTNDVTEALKQAAPDGVDVYFDNVGGEMSSAIINSMREYGRISVCGAISGYNESNLPKATIIQHAAIFKQLRMEGFMYIRWHDRWGEGIGQLMQWIREGKIKYHETVTDGFQNTPKAFVGMLQGENLGKAVVKV from the exons ATGGTGAAGGCGCGCAAGATCGTGATCGCCCGCGTGTTCCAGGGAGAGCCGCGGCTCCAAGACTTCCGCATCGAGGAGGAGGACCTGCCGGCCCTCCGCGATGGCCAGATACTCGCCGAAGCAGTCTACATCAGCGTCGATCCCTACCAGAGGGCGTACAAGAACATGCACCAAGTCGGCGCCACCATGATCGGTTCACAG GTGGCCCGCATCGTGGAGAGCCGTGCTGCGGACTTCCCAGTGGGGCGGTACGTGGTCGGCTACTGGGGGTGGCGCGACCGCACCGTGGCCGACGTGGGGCCGGATGCGCCCTACTTCATGTCGCCGGTCATGCTGGTGCCAGACCTGGGGGAgctgcccctctccctctctctgggtGTGCTGGGCATGCCTGGAATCACGGCCTACTTTGGACTGCTGGAGATCTGCAAGCCTAAGGAGGGAGAGGTCGCCGTAGTCAGTGGGGCAGCAGGTGCTGTGGGGTCCATAGTCGGGCAGATAGCGCGCCTCAAGGGGTGCAAAGTAATTGGTTTCGCGGGATCAGACGCTAAG GTGAAGTGGCTGAAAGAGGAGTTGGGATTCCATCACGCATTTAACTACAAGACGAATGACGTCACAGAGGCGCTGAAGCAGGCGGCACCTGACGGCGTCGACGTGTACTTCGACAACGTGGGCGGCGAGATGAGCAGCGCAATCATCAACAGCATGCGAGAGTACGGTCGCATCTCCGTGTGCGGCGCGATATCTGGATACAACGAGTCTAATCTCCCGAAGGCTACCATCATCCAGCACGCAGCCATATTCAAGCAGCTCCGCATGGAGGGATTCATGTACATCCGATGGCACGACCGCTGGGGAGAGGGCATCGGACAGCTGATGCAGTGGATCAGGGAGGGGAAGATCAAGTACCACGAGACTGTCACCGACGGCTTCCAGAACACTCCCAAAGCCTTTGTTGGCATGCTGCAAGGAGAGAACCTAGGGAAAGCTGTTGTTAAAGTCTGA